A region from the Corylus avellana chromosome ca7, CavTom2PMs-1.0 genome encodes:
- the LOC132187881 gene encoding coniferyl alcohol acyltransferase-like, translating into MGEGGGGAQFIVNVSKREVVAVVLPLQGHWLPLSNRDLLLPPVDVGVFFVSIKTCATSGEVVHNSVGEPEILCNNRGVSVLKKALAQVLVSHYVFAGEVVHNSVGEPKILCNNRGVDFVEAFAEVERRDINLYNPDDTIEGKLVPEKKHGVFAVQATGLRCGGLVVACSFDHRVADAYSANMFLVSWAELALSKPISTSPSFRPSLLNPRRPGSIHPSLDDMYVPVTKLPPPKHPEPDYDHLISRIYYITAEQLSRLQSLASTKGCRRTKLESFSAFLWKMVAKLAVTQNADKKITKMGVVVDGRTRLTDGDEHKASLLGSYFGNVLSTRVQLDMHQLDIQET; encoded by the exons ATGGGTGAAGGAGGAGGGGGAGCCCAGTTCATCGTGAATGTCAGCAAGAGGGAGGTGGTGGCCGTGGTGCTTCCATTGCAGGGGCATTGGCTTCCACTATCCAATCGCGACTTGCTCCTTCCTCCTGTGGACGTGGgtgtgttttttgtttcaataaaaACGTGTGCAACCT CTGGTGAGGTGGTGCACAACTCTGTTGGTGAGCCTGAGATTCTCTGCAACAACCGTGGGGTGAGCGTTCTGAAGAAGGCCTTGGCACAAGTTCTGGTATCCCATTATGTGTTTGCTGGTGAGGTGGTGCACAACTCTGTTGGTGAGCCTAAGATTCTCTGCAACAACCGTGGGGTGGACTTTGTCGAAGCTTTTGCAGAGGTAGAGCGTAGAGACATCAACTTGTATAACCCTGATGACACCATTGAAGGCAAGCTTGTGCCAGAGAAGAAGCACGGAGTTTTCGCTGTGCAG GCTACTGGGCTCAGATGCGGTGGGTTGGTGGTGGCGTGCTCGTTTGACCACCGAGTAGCAGACGCCTACTCAGCCAATATGTTTCTTGTCTCGTGGGCTGAGTTGGCTCTTTCTAAACCAATCTCTACTTCACCTTCTTTTCGCCCATCTTTACTCAACCCTCGACGCCCTGGTTCCATTCATCCATCTTTGGACGATATGTACGTCCCCGTAACAAAACTGCCACCTCCCAAACATCCAGAACCTGATTACGATCATCTCATCAGCCGCATATACTATATTACGGCCGAACAACTCAGCCGGCTGCAATCTCTAGCCAGCACCAAGGGCTGCCGGAGGACCAAACTAGAGTCTTTCAGTGCATTCTTGTGGAAGATGGTTGCCAAGTTGGCTGTTACTCAAAATGCAGACAAAAAGATAACTAAAATGGGCGTTGTTGTTGACGGCAGGACAAGGTTGACTGATGGAGATGAACATAAAGCTTCACTCTTAGGCTCTTACTTTGGAAATGTGCTCTCCACACGGGTCCAACTAGACATGCACCAACTAGACATACAAGAAACATGA
- the LOC132187880 gene encoding coniferyl alcohol acyltransferase-like produces the protein MGAGGVGDQFILSVSKREVVAAVLPLQEYWLPLSNLDLLLPPVDVGVFFCYEKNVHNLTFESMASVLKKALAQVLVSHYAFAGEVVQNSVGEPEILCNNRGVEFVEAFAEVELRDLNLYNPDDTIEGKLVPEKKHRVFAVQATELRCGRLVVACSFDHRVADAYSANMFLVSWAEVAQSKPISSPPSLRRSLLNPRRPGSIHPSLDDMYIPVTKLPPPKHPQPDSDHLISRIYYITAEQLSQLQSLASTKGCRRTKLESFSAFLWKMVARSAIAQSADKKMTKMGVVVDGRTRLIEGDEHKASLMGSYFGNVLSIPYGAEQVDELNEKPLEWVADKVHEFLEGAVTKEHFLGLIDWVEAHRPVPGLAKIYCNGSEDGPAFVVSSGQRFPACKVDFGWGMPGFGSYHFPWGGDAGYVMPMPSPTGNGDWVVYMHLLKGQVELIEVEAAHFLRPLTSTYLNFY, from the exons ATGGGTGCAGGAGGAGTGGGGGACCAGTTCATCTTGAGTGTCAGCAAGAGGGAGGTGGTGGCTGCGGTGCTTCCATTGCAAGAGTATTGGCTTCCACTATCCAACCTCGACTTGCTTCTTCCTCCTGTGGACGTGGGTGTGTTTTTCTGTTATGAGAAAAACGTGCACAACCTGACTTTTGAATCCATGGCCAGCGTTCTGAAGAAGGCCTTGGCGCAAGTTCTGGTATCCCATTATGCGTTTGCTGGCGAGGTGGTGCAGAATTCTGTTGGTGAGCCTGAAATTCTCTGCAACAACCGTGGGGTGGAGTTTGTTGAAGCTTTTGCTGAGGTAGAGCTTAGAGACCTCAACTTGTATAACCCTGATGACACCATTGAAGGCAAGCTTGTGCCGGAGAAGAAGCACAGAGTTTTCGCTGTCCAG GCTACTGAGCTCAGATGTGGTAGGTTGGTGGTGGCGTGCTCGTTTGACCACCGAGTAGCAGACGCCTACTCGGCCAACATGTTTCTTGTCTCATGGGCTGAGGTGGCTCAGTCTAAACCAATCTCTAGTCCACCATCTCTTCGCCGATCTTTACTCAACCCGCGACGCCCTGGCTCCATTCATCCCTCCTTGGATGATATGTACATCCCCGTAACCAAACTACCACCTCCCAAACATCCACAGCCTGATTCCGATCATCTCATCAGCCGCATATATTATATTACGGCCGAACAACTCAGCCAACTGCAATCTCTAGCCAGCACCAAGGGCTGCCGGAGAACCAAACTAGAGTCTTTCAGTGCATTCTTGTGGAAGATGGTTGCCAGGTCGGCTATTGCTCAAAGTGCAGACAAAAAGATGACTAAAATGGGCGTTGTTGTTGACGGAAGGACAAGGTTGATTGAAGGAGATGAACATAAAGCTTCACTCATGGGCTCTTACTTTGGAAACGTGCTCTCCATACCCTACGGCGCCGAGCAAGTGGACGAGCTTAATGAAAAGCCATTGGAGTGGGTGGCGGATAAAGTTCATGAATTCTTGGAAGGTGCGGTGACGAAGGAGCATTTCTTGGGGCTCATAGATTGGGTGGAGGCTCACCGTCCGGTGCCTGGTTTGGCAAAGATATATTGTAACGGGAGCGAAGACGGACCGGCTTTTGTGGTGTCGTCCGGGCAGAGGTTCCCAGCGTGTAAGGTCGATTTCGGGTGGGGTATGCCAGGTTTTGGGTCGTACCATTTTCCGTGGGGCGGGGATGCCGGGTATGTGATGCCGATGCCGAGCCCGACCGGGAACGGAGATTGGGTGGTGTACATGCACCTGTTGAAAGGGCAAGTGGAGTTGATAGAGGTTGAGGCTGCCCATTTTCTTAGACCCTTGACATCTACTTATCTAAACTTTTATTAA